In Capillimicrobium parvum, a genomic segment contains:
- a CDS encoding ZIP family metal transporter, with protein sequence MLSALLWGLVGSSSLVIGAVAGVVLHVPRRALGLLLGFGAGALVSAISFELADEALHEGGPGALAAGLAAGGLAFYFGDRLIERGTSTPRKERRSAGGGALAFGALLDGLPEQAAIGLSIAAGSGVGLSLVAAVFISNIPESLGSSADMRESGRSARSILGLWAAVGVVTTLASLAGYAVLGDASGWIVGFTQAFAAGALVVMLIDAMVPEAFEKGGRVVGLATLLGYALAVLLSEVVA encoded by the coding sequence GTGCTGTCGGCGCTGCTCTGGGGGCTCGTCGGATCGTCGTCGCTGGTGATCGGCGCGGTGGCCGGCGTGGTGCTGCACGTCCCGCGCCGGGCGCTCGGGCTGCTGCTCGGCTTCGGTGCCGGCGCGCTGGTCAGCGCGATCTCGTTCGAGCTGGCCGACGAGGCGCTGCACGAGGGCGGGCCGGGCGCGCTCGCCGCCGGGCTGGCGGCCGGCGGGCTCGCCTTCTACTTCGGCGACCGCCTCATCGAGCGCGGGACCAGCACGCCGCGCAAGGAGCGGCGCAGCGCGGGCGGCGGCGCGCTGGCGTTCGGTGCGCTGCTCGACGGGCTGCCCGAGCAGGCGGCGATCGGGCTGAGCATCGCGGCGGGCAGCGGCGTCGGGCTGAGCCTGGTCGCGGCGGTGTTCATCTCGAACATCCCGGAGTCGCTGGGCTCGTCCGCGGACATGCGCGAGTCCGGGCGCTCGGCCCGCTCGATCCTCGGGCTGTGGGCGGCGGTGGGGGTCGTCACGACGCTCGCGTCGCTGGCGGGGTACGCGGTGCTCGGCGATGCGTCGGGCTGGATCGTCGGCTTCACGCAGGCGTTCGCGGCCGGGGCGCTGGTCGTGATGCTCATCGACGCGATGGTCCCGGAGGCGTTCGAGAAGGGCGGGCGGGTGGTGGGCCTGGCGACGCTGCTCGGCTACGCGCTCGCCGTGCTGCTGTCCGAGGTCGTGGCATGA
- a CDS encoding GNAT family N-acetyltransferase: protein MTPHRIDIAGEEVLDELRPLWLALKRHHGAMAPDEGPVRGDDEGWGHRRCLYGEWIHEPDAFVAVARDAGGRPVGYAFVTLNGPGATWPRPDRFGYVESLVLLPEARGGGLGRELLRAVWDRVAALGGTEVRLGVIAANVPARAFYEALGFEPFELTVRTQQRP, encoded by the coding sequence TTGACGCCGCACCGGATCGACATCGCCGGTGAGGAGGTGCTCGACGAGCTGCGCCCGCTGTGGCTGGCGCTCAAGCGCCACCACGGCGCGATGGCGCCGGACGAGGGGCCCGTCCGCGGCGACGACGAGGGCTGGGGCCACCGCCGCTGCCTCTACGGCGAGTGGATCCACGAGCCCGACGCGTTCGTGGCCGTCGCGCGGGACGCGGGCGGACGGCCGGTCGGCTACGCCTTCGTCACGCTCAACGGCCCCGGCGCCACGTGGCCCCGGCCCGACCGCTTCGGCTACGTCGAGAGCCTCGTCCTGCTGCCGGAGGCCCGGGGCGGCGGGCTCGGGCGCGAGCTCCTGCGCGCCGTCTGGGACCGCGTCGCCGCGCTCGGCGGGACCGAGGTGCGCCTCGGCGTCATCGCGGCGAACGTCCCGGCGCGGGCGTTCTACGAGGCGCTGGGCTTCGAGCCCTTCGAGCTGACGGTCCGAACGCAGCAGCGCCCGTAG
- a CDS encoding ATP-grasp domain-containing protein, with protein sequence MPEGVLLTGVGKRYDIVASFAQHTTVVAADPNPLAPAQYAATVRTSVPRIDDPGYVPALQELCERHDVGAIVPLTDLDIEVLAQARADGRLPEALVPDPEVAAATYDKYETHLLLERLGFPSPPTVLPDETPPGYPVMVKPRRGSGARSIHPARDAAQAAFFCEYVEEPVMVQRLMDGPEFSIDLLSDREGRCLNAIPRTMIESRGGESIKGTVIDDPELVDLASRLVEGLGVRGPCTVQVFRDREIGLGITDVNTRFGGAYPAPMYAALPGRTYPELIAAMARGETVEPHVGEYRSQITFTRYFWQLELDPDLRPTGRDIVPGGPPAPR encoded by the coding sequence ATGCCCGAGGGGGTGCTCCTCACCGGCGTGGGCAAGCGCTACGACATCGTCGCGTCCTTCGCCCAGCACACCACCGTGGTCGCGGCCGACCCGAACCCGCTCGCCCCGGCCCAGTACGCGGCGACCGTCCGCACGAGCGTGCCGCGCATCGACGACCCCGGCTACGTCCCGGCGCTCCAGGAGCTCTGCGAGCGCCACGACGTCGGCGCGATCGTCCCGCTCACGGACCTCGACATCGAGGTGCTCGCGCAGGCGCGGGCCGACGGGCGGCTGCCGGAGGCGCTCGTGCCCGACCCGGAGGTCGCCGCCGCCACGTACGACAAGTACGAGACCCATCTGCTGCTCGAGCGCCTCGGCTTCCCGTCGCCGCCCACCGTCCTGCCGGACGAGACGCCGCCGGGCTATCCGGTGATGGTCAAGCCGCGGCGCGGCTCGGGCGCGCGCTCCATCCACCCGGCGCGCGACGCGGCGCAGGCCGCGTTCTTCTGCGAGTACGTCGAGGAGCCCGTGATGGTCCAGCGCCTCATGGACGGCCCCGAGTTCTCGATCGACCTCCTGTCCGACCGCGAGGGCCGCTGCCTGAACGCCATCCCGCGCACGATGATCGAGTCGCGCGGCGGCGAGTCGATCAAGGGGACGGTCATCGACGATCCCGAGCTCGTCGACCTCGCGAGCCGGCTCGTCGAGGGCCTCGGCGTCCGCGGCCCGTGCACGGTGCAGGTCTTCCGCGACCGCGAGATCGGCCTCGGGATCACCGACGTCAACACGCGCTTCGGCGGCGCCTACCCGGCGCCGATGTACGCCGCGCTGCCCGGCCGGACGTACCCGGAGCTCATCGCGGCGATGGCGCGCGGAGAGACGGTCGAGCCGCACGTCGGCGAGTACCGCTCGCAGATCACGTTCACCCGGTACTTCTGGCAGCTCGAGCTCGATCCGGACCTGCGGCCCACCGGCCGCGACATCGTGCCCGGCGGTCCGCCCGCCCCGCGATAG
- a CDS encoding TolB-like translocation protein: MHRLRIALPLAVLAALLALPSFAAAALTYQTGVVRTSVWVAGDDGSGARRLAPGRNPSISPDGQTVAFGNRFTARNKPVLQVIPAAGGAARTIVTNWQYGPFAWSPDSRFIATQAGPEVGRQRLVLIEVATGTVRTVATGYFSGASFSPDSTQLVYGRATSERLFRPTNIEIAAVAGGAPRRLTTDGHSEYPLWGPTQIAFTRWSRPTGRHRKEDGPKYHLWLMNADGTNRHQLTRGRIPFLLAGLTPTAWSVDGSRLLAQFGGQDTSYPVTVDPATGRQRTIGPATENGMQATGLSRDGSTILGWYPSFEASNNANVLTVPYTGGRTRVLVRHASMPTWTR, translated from the coding sequence ATGCATCGCCTCCGGATCGCCCTACCGCTCGCGGTGCTTGCCGCGCTCCTCGCCCTCCCGTCCTTCGCCGCAGCCGCGCTGACCTACCAGACGGGCGTCGTGCGCACCTCGGTCTGGGTGGCCGGCGACGACGGCAGCGGCGCGCGGCGGCTGGCTCCCGGCCGCAACCCGTCGATCTCCCCCGACGGCCAGACCGTCGCCTTCGGCAACCGCTTCACCGCGCGTAACAAGCCGGTCCTGCAGGTCATCCCGGCGGCGGGCGGGGCTGCGCGTACGATCGTCACGAACTGGCAGTACGGCCCGTTCGCGTGGTCGCCCGACAGCCGCTTCATCGCCACGCAGGCGGGACCGGAGGTCGGCCGCCAGCGCCTCGTGCTCATCGAGGTGGCGACCGGCACGGTGCGGACCGTCGCCACCGGCTACTTCAGCGGTGCCTCCTTCTCGCCCGACAGCACCCAGCTCGTCTATGGCCGCGCGACGTCCGAGCGGCTCTTCCGGCCGACGAACATCGAGATCGCCGCCGTCGCCGGGGGCGCGCCGCGGCGCCTGACGACCGACGGCCACAGCGAGTACCCGCTCTGGGGCCCGACGCAGATCGCGTTCACCCGCTGGAGCCGGCCGACCGGCAGGCACCGCAAGGAGGACGGGCCGAAGTACCACCTCTGGCTCATGAACGCGGACGGCACGAACCGCCACCAGCTGACGCGCGGGCGCATCCCGTTCCTGCTCGCCGGGCTCACGCCCACCGCGTGGTCGGTCGACGGCAGCCGCCTGCTCGCCCAGTTCGGCGGCCAGGACACGAGCTACCCGGTCACGGTGGACCCGGCGACCGGCCGTCAGCGGACGATCGGCCCGGCGACGGAGAACGGGATGCAGGCGACGGGGCTGTCGCGCGACGGCTCGACGATCCTCGGCTGGTATCCGTCGTTCGAGGCGTCCAACAACGCGAACGTCCTCACCGTCCCGTACACGGGGGGCCGGACGCGCGTGCTCGTGCGCCACGCGTCGATGCCCACCTGGACCCGCTGA
- a CDS encoding DMT family transporter, translating into MSLRAWSCFAAVSVLWGIPYLFIKLAVDDGLPPVFVAWSRLVIGAVILLAIAWRMGVLAEMRGRLRWGLLWGLTEMAIPFSLIPFGEQRVSSSLTAILIASAPLMVALLAIRLDPAERARGARLAGLVVGLAGVVALMGIDVAGRSEEMLGAGAVLLATLCYAVGPFTLRGPLAGIDTIAVVTVAMVFGALALTPLALADLPAAMPSATASASLVVLGVACSAAALVLFAILVAEVGGGRAIVITYVSPIVAVALGVTVLGESLGVGAVAGLLLILAGSWLATDGRLPPGLGSALRAFGRGPRARAAPRDVPDVGDARIDPTVA; encoded by the coding sequence GTGAGCCTGCGCGCCTGGTCCTGCTTCGCCGCCGTCTCGGTGCTGTGGGGCATCCCGTACCTGTTCATCAAGCTCGCCGTCGACGACGGGCTGCCGCCCGTGTTCGTGGCGTGGTCGCGGCTGGTCATCGGCGCCGTCATCCTCCTGGCGATCGCCTGGCGGATGGGCGTGCTGGCCGAGATGCGCGGACGGCTGCGCTGGGGGCTGCTGTGGGGGCTGACCGAGATGGCGATCCCGTTCTCGCTGATCCCGTTCGGCGAGCAGCGCGTGTCGTCGTCGCTGACCGCGATCCTCATCGCGTCCGCGCCGCTGATGGTCGCGCTCCTGGCGATCCGGCTCGATCCGGCCGAGCGTGCGCGCGGCGCGCGGCTGGCCGGGCTCGTGGTCGGCCTCGCCGGCGTCGTCGCGCTGATGGGCATCGACGTCGCCGGCCGGTCCGAGGAGATGCTCGGCGCCGGCGCGGTCCTCCTCGCGACCCTCTGCTACGCGGTCGGCCCGTTCACGCTGCGCGGGCCGCTGGCGGGGATCGACACGATCGCGGTCGTCACCGTGGCGATGGTGTTCGGCGCGCTCGCGCTGACCCCGCTCGCGCTCGCCGACCTGCCGGCCGCGATGCCGTCGGCCACCGCGAGCGCCTCCCTCGTCGTGCTCGGCGTCGCGTGTTCGGCGGCGGCGCTCGTGCTCTTCGCGATCCTCGTGGCCGAGGTGGGCGGCGGCCGCGCGATCGTCATCACGTACGTCTCGCCGATCGTCGCGGTGGCGCTCGGCGTCACGGTGCTCGGCGAGAGCCTCGGCGTGGGCGCCGTCGCCGGGCTGCTGCTGATCCTCGCCGGCTCGTGGCTGGCGACCGACGGCCGCCTGCCGCCCGGCCTGGGCTCTGCGCTGCGGGCGTTCGGGCGCGGCCCGCGCGCGCGGGCGGCCCCGCGCGACGTGCCCGACGTCGGAGACGCACGCATCGATCCCACGGTCGCTTGA
- a CDS encoding glycosyltransferase — MLRTVLYASLALLAYAQAGYGVLLALLRRVLPVDPVRRGPVEPHVSLVVAAHDEAAVIEAKVANALALDWPRERLQVVVTSDGSTDDTVALARGAGADLVLDLPRGGKIRAQDAAVRAAAGEIVAFSDANALWEPGALRELAGAFADARVGYACGQVAFVNEEGTNQEGVYWRYEMWLRAMESDLASVTGGNGAIYAVRREAYIEVDPIMGHDLSFPFNMVKRGWRAVYVPQARATEKMVPSIEGEFARKRRMMSHGWPIVVRGGLADPRGYPPRYLLFIASHRLLRYLTPFLHLVALAATLAAWRRHKLLLAAQLGLLGAAAAGGRVRARPLLIARYYVLTTAALAGGLWDWLRHGTEAEWDAPEGTR; from the coding sequence ATGCTCCGAACCGTCCTCTACGCGTCGCTCGCCCTGCTCGCCTACGCCCAGGCCGGCTACGGCGTGCTGCTCGCGCTCCTGCGGCGGGTGCTGCCGGTCGACCCGGTCCGCCGCGGACCGGTCGAGCCGCACGTGAGCCTCGTCGTCGCGGCCCACGACGAGGCGGCGGTCATCGAGGCCAAGGTCGCCAACGCGCTCGCGCTCGACTGGCCGCGCGAGCGGCTGCAGGTCGTCGTCACGTCCGACGGCTCCACCGACGACACGGTCGCCCTGGCCCGCGGCGCCGGCGCCGACCTCGTGCTCGACCTCCCGCGCGGCGGCAAGATCCGCGCGCAGGACGCCGCGGTCCGCGCCGCGGCCGGGGAGATCGTGGCCTTCTCCGACGCCAACGCGCTCTGGGAGCCCGGGGCGCTGCGCGAGCTCGCCGGCGCGTTCGCCGACGCCCGGGTCGGCTACGCCTGCGGCCAGGTCGCGTTCGTCAACGAGGAGGGAACCAACCAGGAGGGCGTCTACTGGCGCTACGAGATGTGGCTGCGGGCGATGGAGTCCGATCTCGCCTCGGTGACCGGCGGCAACGGGGCGATCTACGCGGTCCGCCGCGAGGCCTACATCGAGGTCGACCCGATCATGGGCCACGACCTGTCGTTCCCGTTCAACATGGTCAAGCGCGGCTGGCGTGCGGTCTACGTCCCGCAGGCGCGGGCGACCGAGAAGATGGTCCCGTCGATCGAGGGTGAGTTCGCCCGCAAGCGGCGGATGATGAGCCACGGCTGGCCGATCGTCGTGCGCGGCGGCCTCGCGGACCCGCGCGGCTACCCGCCGCGCTACCTGCTGTTCATCGCGTCCCACCGGCTGCTGCGCTACCTCACCCCGTTCCTGCACCTCGTGGCGCTGGCGGCGACGCTCGCCGCGTGGCGCCGGCACAAGCTGCTGCTCGCCGCCCAGCTCGGCCTGCTGGGCGCCGCCGCGGCCGGCGGGCGGGTGCGCGCGCGGCCGCTGCTCATCGCGCGCTACTACGTGCTGACGACCGCGGCGCTGGCCGGCGGGCTGTGGGACTGGCTGCGCCACGGCACCGAGGCCGAGTGGGACGCGCCCGAGGGGACGCGATGA
- a CDS encoding sugar transferase, with protein sequence MRRLFDVAVAGTALIVTGPVVLAAMAAIRLESPGHPIYRQRRVGRHGREFDVLKLRTMVHGAEGMGAGMAVSEGDPRITRVGAFLRRTSIDELPNLVNVLRGDMAIVGPRPTIPVQVAQYTERQRGRLAVRPGITGWAQVQGRASLPWSQRIELDLWYIEHRSWRLDVEILRRTVSVLFGGEGLYKGDRGGFDLR encoded by the coding sequence ATGAGGCGGCTCTTCGACGTGGCCGTGGCCGGCACCGCGCTGATCGTCACCGGGCCCGTCGTGCTCGCGGCGATGGCGGCGATCCGCCTCGAGTCGCCGGGGCACCCGATCTACCGCCAGCGCAGGGTCGGCCGCCACGGGCGCGAGTTCGACGTGCTGAAGCTGCGGACGATGGTCCACGGCGCCGAGGGCATGGGCGCCGGCATGGCGGTCAGCGAGGGCGACCCGCGCATCACGCGGGTGGGCGCGTTCCTGCGGCGCACCTCGATCGACGAGCTGCCGAACCTCGTCAACGTCCTGCGCGGCGACATGGCGATCGTCGGCCCGCGGCCCACCATCCCCGTGCAGGTCGCCCAGTACACCGAGCGCCAGCGCGGGCGGCTGGCAGTCCGGCCCGGCATCACCGGATGGGCGCAGGTCCAGGGCCGCGCGTCTCTGCCGTGGTCGCAGCGCATCGAGCTCGACCTCTGGTACATCGAGCACCGCTCGTGGCGCCTGGACGTCGAGATCCTGCGGCGCACCGTGTCGGTGCTGTTCGGGGGCGAGGGGCTCTACAAGGGCGACCGCGGCGGCTTCGACCTGCGCTGA